A genomic region of Laspinema palackyanum D2c contains the following coding sequences:
- a CDS encoding DEAD/DEAH box helicase — translation MAILHGSWIQSGDSTEGKSVGEYLLIWGETWRRLIPDEMANLEKALAHPLAMNSLELIEFINRLTAQNRLSWELPDWANPTPAKSKKQKKTDKKLEIAPWQKVAIALPTDLSSTQGPIPLHSGSQPSEEEVALYPWQVEGLCLNPADAIAFLSALPLGTLDPADNFIGSDLRFWSHIARWSLDLQARCKFLPQIQRPLTGGAIAHWQPLLDSDTDRKRLNRFTKQMPVACRTYQLGDPEALAVQFPLEPQELLQGFLSQALDIRIRKASGEDSIPNLVSPVKEWLQGLVSEAGMISGEPDAIAKIESAIASWTAPVAPHLAGQQPFRAAFELVPPEYGDNRWTLQYFLQSVDDAYCLVDAKTIWNNPVEQFVYQGRTIEQPQETLLRGLGLASRLFPPLETSLDTQCPQSCAIAPLQAYHFIKSVTWRFEDSGLGVILPDSLSPRDGWATRLGLSVRADSPTRPQGGLGLQNLLNFKWELTIGGQTISKKEFDRLIALNSPLVEINGEWVELRDQDIRAATDFFKSRKNQMSLTLEDALRLATGDTQVMEKLPVVKFEAGGHLEELLNTITNKRTLEDLEVSANFKGELRPYQLRGVSWLAFLQKWGLGACLADDMGLGKSIETIAFLLYLQDQKELNNPVLLVCPTSVLGNWEREVKKFGPKLKVMVHHGDKRAKGKAFAKALEGKNLAITSYPLVYRDEKELRSIPWDGIILDEAQNIKNPQAKQSKAVRDLIDEETQPFRIALTGTPVENRLQELWSIMDFLNPGYLGARQFFQRRFATPIEKYGDTDSLEALRSLVRPFVLRRLKSDKTIIQDLPEKQENPVFCGLSAEQAKLYQETVDSTLADIDAAEGIQRHGLILALLVKLKQICNHPAQFLKEKTLKQPLRSGKLVRLEEMLEEMLAEGDRGLIFTQFAEWGKLLQPYLSQKLGREVLFLYGGTRKNQREEMVDRFQQDPQGPPIMILSIKAGGVGLNLTRANHVFHYDRWWNPAVENQATDRVFRIGQTQNVQVHKFISTGTLEEKIHDLIESKKELAEQVVGAGEQWLADLDSDNLRNLLILDRNAVIDEDDL, via the coding sequence ATGGCAATTTTACATGGCAGTTGGATTCAATCAGGGGATTCAACGGAAGGCAAATCAGTCGGTGAATATTTACTAATTTGGGGAGAAACTTGGCGGCGCTTGATACCCGATGAAATGGCAAATTTGGAAAAGGCACTCGCCCATCCTTTAGCCATGAATTCCCTAGAATTAATCGAATTTATTAACAGATTAACTGCACAAAATCGGTTGTCCTGGGAATTACCCGACTGGGCGAACCCGACTCCGGCAAAAAGCAAAAAACAAAAGAAGACCGACAAAAAACTAGAAATTGCACCTTGGCAGAAGGTGGCGATCGCCCTACCAACGGATCTCAGTTCCACTCAGGGTCCCATTCCCCTCCATTCTGGGAGTCAACCCTCAGAAGAAGAGGTGGCATTATATCCGTGGCAAGTTGAGGGACTCTGCCTCAACCCCGCAGATGCGATCGCCTTTTTATCCGCCCTCCCCTTGGGAACCCTCGACCCTGCGGACAATTTTATTGGGTCTGACTTGCGTTTTTGGTCCCACATTGCCCGGTGGAGTTTGGACCTCCAGGCGCGATGTAAGTTTCTTCCCCAAATCCAACGCCCTCTCACCGGGGGGGCGATCGCCCATTGGCAACCCCTCTTGGATAGCGACACCGATCGCAAACGCCTCAACCGCTTCACCAAACAGATGCCAGTCGCCTGCCGGACCTACCAACTCGGGGACCCTGAAGCATTGGCGGTCCAATTCCCTTTAGAACCGCAGGAGTTGTTACAAGGATTTCTCTCTCAGGCCCTAGATATTCGTATCCGCAAGGCGAGTGGGGAGGATTCGATACCAAATTTGGTCTCGCCGGTGAAAGAATGGCTGCAAGGGTTAGTTTCTGAGGCGGGGATGATTTCCGGGGAACCGGATGCGATCGCCAAAATCGAATCGGCGATCGCCTCCTGGACTGCCCCAGTGGCCCCCCATCTCGCCGGACAGCAACCCTTTCGCGCCGCTTTTGAACTCGTCCCGCCAGAATACGGCGATAATCGTTGGACGTTGCAATATTTCTTGCAATCTGTGGATGATGCTTACTGTTTAGTTGATGCAAAAACTATCTGGAATAATCCAGTGGAACAGTTTGTATATCAAGGTCGCACCATTGAACAACCCCAGGAAACGTTATTGCGGGGATTAGGATTAGCTTCTCGCCTATTTCCTCCCTTGGAAACCAGTTTAGATACTCAATGTCCTCAATCCTGTGCGATCGCGCCACTACAAGCCTATCACTTTATTAAATCCGTCACTTGGCGCTTTGAAGATAGTGGATTAGGGGTCATTTTACCCGACAGTTTGTCTCCTCGGGACGGATGGGCGACTCGCTTAGGATTATCCGTTCGCGCCGATAGTCCAACTCGTCCCCAAGGGGGATTAGGATTACAAAATCTCCTGAATTTCAAGTGGGAATTAACCATTGGCGGCCAAACGATTTCCAAGAAAGAATTTGACCGTTTAATCGCCCTCAATTCTCCTTTAGTTGAAATTAATGGAGAATGGGTGGAACTGCGGGACCAGGATATTCGCGCTGCCACGGACTTCTTTAAATCCCGTAAAAATCAGATGTCTTTGACCTTAGAAGATGCCTTAAGATTGGCAACGGGAGATACCCAGGTCATGGAAAAACTGCCGGTGGTTAAATTTGAAGCCGGGGGACATTTGGAAGAATTACTCAATACCATCACCAACAAGCGAACTTTAGAAGATTTAGAAGTTTCTGCCAACTTCAAAGGCGAACTGCGACCCTATCAATTACGCGGGGTCAGTTGGCTGGCTTTCTTGCAAAAATGGGGATTAGGCGCTTGTTTAGCCGATGATATGGGATTGGGTAAATCCATTGAAACCATTGCATTCTTGCTGTATTTGCAGGACCAGAAAGAATTAAATAATCCCGTTTTATTAGTTTGTCCCACCTCAGTTTTAGGCAACTGGGAACGAGAGGTTAAAAAATTTGGACCCAAACTCAAAGTGATGGTTCATCATGGCGACAAACGGGCTAAAGGGAAAGCCTTTGCCAAAGCCCTGGAAGGGAAAAATTTAGCCATTACCAGTTATCCCTTGGTTTATCGGGATGAAAAAGAATTGCGGAGTATTCCCTGGGATGGCATCATTTTAGATGAAGCGCAAAATATTAAGAATCCCCAGGCGAAACAGTCGAAAGCGGTCCGAGATTTGATTGATGAAGAAACCCAACCGTTTCGGATTGCTTTAACCGGAACTCCGGTAGAAAACCGACTGCAAGAACTGTGGTCAATTATGGACTTTTTGAATCCGGGTTATTTGGGGGCCCGACAATTTTTCCAACGACGATTTGCTACACCCATTGAGAAATATGGGGATACAGATTCTTTGGAGGCATTGCGATCGCTGGTTCGTCCTTTTGTCCTGCGTCGCCTCAAAAGTGATAAAACCATCATTCAAGATTTGCCCGAAAAACAGGAGAATCCGGTCTTTTGTGGACTATCTGCGGAACAGGCAAAATTGTATCAAGAAACCGTGGATAGTACCTTGGCGGACATTGATGCAGCCGAAGGGATTCAACGGCATGGTTTGATTTTGGCATTGCTGGTTAAATTAAAGCAAATTTGCAATCATCCGGCGCAGTTTTTAAAAGAAAAGACTCTCAAGCAACCGTTGCGATCGGGTAAATTGGTGCGCTTAGAGGAAATGTTAGAAGAGATGCTGGCAGAAGGCGATCGGGGGTTAATCTTCACCCAATTTGCGGAATGGGGGAAACTCCTGCAACCCTATCTCTCCCAAAAATTAGGCCGAGAAGTTCTCTTTTTATATGGCGGAACCCGCAAAAATCAACGGGAGGAAATGGTCGATCGCTTCCAACAAGACCCCCAAGGACCACCGATTATGATACTATCCATCAAAGCCGGTGGGGTGGGTTTGAATTTAACCCGCGCCAATCATGTATTCCATTATGACCGCTGGTGGAATCCTGCCGTAGAAAATCAAGCCACGGACCGCGTGTTTAGAATTGGACAAACCCAAAATGTGCAAGTGCATAAATTCATCAGTACCGGCACATTAGAGGAAAAAATTCACGATTTAATTGAAAGTAAGAAAGAGTTAGCCGAACAAGTCGTAGGCGCAGGTGAACAATGGTTAGCCGACTTAGATAGCGATAATTTACGGAACTTACTCATCCTCGATCGCAATGCCGTCATTGATGAAGATGACTTATAA
- a CDS encoding polyribonucleotide nucleotidyltransferase — protein sequence MKEIEKSISFDGRDIRLTIGLFAPQAGGAVLIQSGDTAVFVTATRSQGREGIDFLPLLVDYEERLYAGGKIPGGFLRREGRPPEKVTLTCRLIDRPLRPLIPQWIRDDIQIVATTWSMDPQVPPDVLAVTGASVAVQLAGIPFYGPMAAVRVGLVGDDFIINPTYKEITSGDLDLVVAGSPDGVIMVEAGANQLPEQDIIEAIDFGYEATCDLIQAQREIMEELGIEQVIEPPPEMDQTLETFIQERTTEGIKEILSQHLDKNLRDTRLDEIKDTIQGQIAQMPEEEPVRVAATSDSKAVGKVFKEVTKKLMRRQIVEDGVRVDGRKLDEVRPVSCRVGLLPQRVHGSALFNRGLTQVLSLVTLGTPGDAQDLADDLHPEDEKRYLHHYNFPPFSVGETRPMRSPGRREIGHGALAERALLPVLPDYDKFPYVIRVVSEVLSSNGSTSMGSVCGSTLGLMDAGVPIKKPVSGAAMGLIKEGDEVRILTDIQGIEDFLGDMDFKVAGTDTGITALQMDMKISGLSMETIALAIQQAKPARLHILEKMLETIDTPRDELSPYAPRLLTIKIDPEFIGMVIGPGGKMIKSITEETGAKIDIQDDGTVTVSAIESEKAQRAVTIIQNMTRKLSAGDVYLGTVTRIIPIGAFVEFLPGKEGMVHISQIADYRVGKVEDELAVGDQVVIKVRDIDNKGRINLTRLNIHPDEAQAAREAAGLA from the coding sequence ATGAAAGAAATTGAAAAGTCAATATCCTTTGATGGACGGGATATTCGACTCACTATTGGGTTGTTTGCACCCCAGGCAGGTGGTGCGGTATTGATTCAGTCGGGAGATACGGCTGTATTCGTGACAGCGACCCGTTCTCAGGGCAGAGAGGGGATTGATTTTCTCCCCTTGTTGGTCGATTACGAAGAACGCCTCTATGCAGGGGGAAAAATTCCCGGGGGCTTCTTAAGACGTGAAGGAAGACCACCGGAAAAGGTCACCCTAACCTGTCGATTGATTGACCGTCCGTTGCGGCCTTTGATTCCCCAGTGGATTCGGGATGATATTCAAATTGTCGCTACAACCTGGTCAATGGACCCCCAAGTACCCCCGGATGTATTAGCGGTGACGGGTGCTTCAGTGGCCGTGCAGTTAGCCGGAATTCCCTTCTATGGTCCAATGGCAGCCGTGCGCGTCGGTTTGGTGGGCGATGATTTTATCATTAATCCCACCTATAAAGAAATCACCTCGGGAGATTTGGATCTCGTCGTAGCCGGGAGTCCCGATGGGGTGATCATGGTGGAAGCCGGTGCAAATCAGCTTCCAGAACAGGATATCATCGAAGCCATTGATTTCGGCTATGAAGCCACCTGCGACTTGATTCAAGCGCAGCGGGAAATCATGGAAGAATTAGGAATTGAGCAGGTGATTGAACCACCGCCTGAGATGGATCAAACCCTGGAAACGTTCATTCAGGAACGGACGACGGAAGGGATTAAAGAGATTTTGTCTCAGCATTTAGACAAAAACCTCCGGGATACGCGCTTAGATGAGATTAAAGACACCATTCAAGGACAAATTGCTCAGATGCCCGAGGAAGAACCTGTGAGGGTTGCGGCAACTTCTGATAGCAAAGCGGTGGGGAAAGTCTTTAAAGAAGTGACCAAGAAACTGATGCGGCGGCAGATTGTCGAAGATGGGGTGCGCGTCGATGGTCGTAAACTCGACGAAGTACGGCCCGTTTCTTGTCGCGTCGGACTGTTGCCCCAACGGGTTCATGGTAGCGCGTTATTCAACCGAGGATTAACTCAGGTGTTATCGTTGGTCACCTTGGGAACGCCAGGAGATGCCCAAGATTTAGCCGATGACTTGCATCCCGAAGATGAAAAGCGGTATCTGCACCATTACAACTTCCCGCCATTTTCCGTGGGAGAGACTCGACCGATGCGATCGCCTGGACGCCGGGAAATTGGTCATGGCGCTTTAGCAGAACGCGCCTTATTGCCGGTGTTACCGGATTATGACAAATTCCCCTATGTGATTCGCGTCGTCTCTGAGGTCCTCTCGTCCAACGGTTCTACCTCGATGGGTTCGGTGTGCGGTTCGACTTTGGGTCTCATGGATGCCGGTGTCCCCATCAAAAAACCCGTTTCCGGTGCAGCAATGGGTTTAATCAAAGAAGGGGATGAAGTTCGGATTTTGACCGATATCCAAGGGATCGAAGATTTCCTAGGAGATATGGACTTCAAGGTAGCCGGAACCGACACGGGGATCACGGCTTTGCAGATGGATATGAAAATCTCTGGGTTGTCGATGGAGACGATCGCCCTGGCGATTCAGCAAGCGAAACCCGCGCGACTGCATATCCTGGAAAAAATGCTAGAGACGATTGATACGCCTCGTGACGAACTCTCACCCTACGCGCCACGCCTGTTGACGATCAAGATTGATCCGGAATTCATTGGCATGGTGATTGGACCGGGCGGTAAGATGATCAAGAGCATTACCGAGGAAACCGGGGCCAAGATCGATATCCAGGATGATGGAACCGTCACAGTTTCGGCGATCGAAAGTGAAAAGGCACAGCGTGCGGTAACGATTATCCAAAACATGACCCGCAAGTTATCAGCGGGAGATGTTTATCTGGGGACCGTTACGCGGATTATTCCGATTGGTGCGTTTGTGGAATTCCTCCCTGGAAAAGAAGGGATGGTTCATATTTCTCAAATTGCGGATTATCGAGTCGGCAAGGTAGAAGATGAACTCGCCGTGGGTGATCAAGTCGTGATTAAAGTGCGCGATATTGATAACAAAGGGCGGATCAATCTCACTCGTCTGAACATTCATCCCGATGAGGCACAGGCTGCGCGGGAAGCAGCGGGACTCGCCTAG
- a CDS encoding DUF4327 family protein, with protein MVQATISYTIGFIKQEARQLVKKGILSRQQPIYTLCKYIPAREWGNIELELEHNDFLLRDRICDLLGREDWFDD; from the coding sequence ATGGTTCAAGCTACGATCTCATATACCATAGGCTTTATCAAACAAGAAGCGCGTCAACTCGTCAAAAAAGGCATTCTTAGCCGTCAGCAACCGATTTATACCCTTTGCAAGTACATTCCGGCTCGCGAATGGGGAAACATCGAGCTAGAGTTAGAACACAATGACTTTTTGCTGCGCGATCGCATTTGTGATTTGTTAGGTCGGGAAGATTGGTTCGACGACTAA